In a single window of the Flavivirga spongiicola genome:
- a CDS encoding hybrid sensor histidine kinase/response regulator transcription factor — MKHIYILNHKRFFLLLWFCCIGVFSQNQDISFTRLSVKDGLSQNGVMSIFKDSKGYVWLGTRDGLNRYDGYNFKVFRHNPHDFNSLSNNYINTIVEDKDGVLWVGTQNGLNAFNQKDQTFKCYKNIPTNDKSISDNKILSILISDNGDLWVGTENGLNVKKRHENTFTTFYNLEEDPNSISGNEVFALFEDSKNNIWVGTRYNGLNKFLGESQKFRRFLNEPSNPMSIRDDQITSIAESEDGKLWIGTKDNGISILDKNDTFTHIVADVGASNTLSHNRIRSLVFDEDSNVWIATYNGLSHYNTSTGNFTVYKNVTDDSNSISHNSIRSLFLDNSGLLWAGTYFGGVNIINLTSNEFIHFQHSNTNKNSLSYNVVGPMVEDQNKDIWIGTEGGGLNFFDHSKQTVSRITFFNNKPIIDKTIKSLLVDGKGNLWIGTFQEGLLVVNLDNNKLEKFTYDIGAQSGLKSNSILSLLEDHIGKIWIGTDNGLCVYNPKTKEIGNIQLPKIKSAAKNISITCICEDSNNIVWIGTKTNGLLAFDGDTIKQYTHTINNDNSISHNYINEIFEDSKNRIWIGTYGAGLDLINPEEETFKHYTLKDGLVNDIIYSIEEDSEKKLWVATPTGISKMNPEENSFKNYTYSNGIPIDELNNNSSLHHSSGLLFFGGFNGFMGFIPDHIKDNPNVPDITLLQLKLFNKTVKPNDKSGLLKTPLDETKSITFSHEQNIFSIDYIALNYFQPGQNQYAYKLEGLESDWNYVGNRTSATYTNLSPGDYTFKVKAANIDGIWNDKVISLNIIKRPPFWKTIWAYLIYLTFAFILFFIIRKYFLIKLGLENNLKLEKLEKNQIEKLTKLKLKFFTNISHEFRTPLTLIHAPLQELISTLKESKYHNQLLLIKKNADLMLRLINQLMDFRSIESGQVSLKVSKKPFVPFVKEVVSSFKEYAKSSDIRFSFTSSVSNDNFLFDKNKIEKVLYNLLSNAFKNTPEKGKVSVKISKNISTSDINFIEVSIYNSGVGIEKKDIERIFDRFYQTTHSHENDKLGSGVGLTMAKNLIELHKGYIHVNSKVNQYAEFTIGIPMEDVYSKEEKESASLSMESEKSSSSSSSVNVEDTPLDKEFTLLIVEDSHDLRNFLAQSFSADYNIKVAENGELGLQIASEDHIDIIISDIMMPKLSGIEMCKKIKSNPRTKHIPVILLTARTASTLELESYDTGADDFISKPFNIDVLKSKVRNNIKSKIDIDSHARQEIFLEDSEINNSPANEKFLKKLSDYIRDHISDPNLNVNSVSKELGLSRVHLYRKTKEITGKSPVTFIRDFRLSVATKLIEKENYNINEICYKIGFQDASYFRKCFKKKYKVSPSAYLEKIKTEEIN, encoded by the coding sequence ATGAAACATATTTATATATTAAACCATAAGCGTTTTTTCCTTTTACTATGGTTTTGCTGTATAGGCGTTTTTTCTCAAAACCAAGATATATCTTTTACTCGCCTCTCTGTTAAAGATGGTTTATCACAAAACGGTGTTATGTCTATTTTTAAAGACAGCAAAGGCTATGTTTGGTTAGGAACAAGAGATGGTCTTAATAGATATGATGGTTATAATTTCAAAGTTTTTAGGCATAACCCACATGATTTTAACTCTTTAAGTAATAATTATATTAATACAATTGTCGAAGATAAAGATGGTGTTTTATGGGTTGGAACTCAAAATGGTCTAAATGCCTTTAATCAAAAAGACCAAACTTTTAAGTGTTACAAAAATATACCAACTAATGATAAATCTATATCTGATAATAAAATCCTCTCTATTTTAATTAGCGACAATGGGGATCTTTGGGTTGGAACCGAAAATGGACTTAATGTAAAAAAGAGGCACGAAAATACTTTTACAACATTTTACAATCTTGAAGAAGATCCAAATTCTATAAGTGGTAATGAAGTATTTGCTTTATTCGAGGACTCTAAAAATAATATTTGGGTAGGTACTAGATACAATGGATTGAATAAGTTTTTGGGTGAAAGTCAAAAGTTTAGAAGGTTTCTTAATGAACCTTCAAATCCTATGAGTATTAGAGATGATCAAATCACGTCAATTGCAGAAAGTGAAGATGGAAAATTATGGATAGGTACAAAGGATAATGGCATTAGTATTTTAGATAAGAATGATACTTTTACGCACATTGTAGCAGATGTTGGGGCTTCTAATACGTTATCACATAATAGAATTCGATCTTTGGTTTTTGATGAAGATTCGAATGTGTGGATTGCAACGTATAATGGGCTTAGCCATTATAATACCAGTACAGGCAACTTTACAGTATATAAAAATGTTACTGATGACTCAAATAGTATTAGTCATAACTCAATACGCTCTTTGTTTTTAGACAACTCGGGGCTTTTATGGGCAGGAACATATTTTGGAGGCGTCAATATTATTAATCTAACTTCAAATGAATTTATACATTTTCAGCATAGTAATACTAATAAAAATAGTTTAAGCTATAATGTTGTTGGTCCCATGGTAGAAGATCAAAATAAAGATATTTGGATAGGGACTGAAGGAGGTGGGCTTAACTTTTTTGATCATTCAAAGCAAACTGTTTCAAGAATTACTTTTTTTAATAATAAACCAATTATAGACAAAACAATAAAATCCCTTTTAGTAGATGGAAAAGGGAATTTGTGGATTGGAACATTTCAAGAAGGATTATTAGTAGTAAATTTAGATAATAATAAACTTGAGAAATTTACTTATGACATTGGTGCTCAAAGCGGTTTAAAAAGTAATTCCATTTTGTCATTACTAGAAGACCATATAGGTAAAATTTGGATAGGTACAGATAATGGGCTGTGTGTGTATAACCCCAAGACAAAAGAAATAGGTAATATTCAACTCCCAAAAATAAAGAGTGCAGCAAAAAATATTAGCATTACTTGTATTTGTGAAGATTCTAATAATATTGTTTGGATAGGAACTAAAACTAATGGGTTGCTTGCTTTTGATGGTGATACTATAAAACAATATACACATACAATAAATAATGACAATAGTATTAGTCATAATTATATTAATGAAATTTTTGAAGACTCTAAAAACCGTATCTGGATAGGAACTTATGGTGCTGGGCTCGATTTAATCAATCCAGAAGAAGAAACTTTTAAACACTATACTTTAAAAGATGGTTTAGTAAACGATATTATATACAGTATTGAAGAAGACAGTGAAAAAAAACTATGGGTTGCTACTCCTACAGGAATATCAAAAATGAACCCAGAAGAGAATAGTTTTAAAAACTATACATATTCAAACGGTATCCCTATAGATGAGCTTAACAATAATTCGTCATTACACCATTCCAGTGGATTACTTTTTTTTGGAGGATTTAACGGTTTTATGGGGTTTATACCAGATCATATTAAAGACAACCCAAATGTTCCGGACATTACTTTACTACAATTAAAATTATTTAATAAAACGGTTAAACCAAACGATAAAAGTGGTCTTTTAAAAACTCCTCTTGATGAAACTAAATCAATAACTTTTTCTCATGAGCAAAATATATTTTCAATAGACTATATTGCTTTAAATTATTTTCAGCCAGGGCAAAACCAATATGCCTATAAATTGGAAGGATTAGAGTCTGATTGGAATTATGTTGGAAATAGAACATCAGCTACCTATACGAATTTAAGCCCAGGAGACTATACTTTTAAAGTAAAAGCTGCAAATATTGATGGCATTTGGAATGATAAAGTTATCAGCTTAAATATTATCAAGCGCCCTCCTTTTTGGAAAACAATTTGGGCTTACCTCATTTATTTAACTTTTGCTTTTATTTTATTTTTTATAATACGAAAATACTTTTTAATAAAACTTGGTCTAGAAAATAATTTAAAGCTAGAAAAGCTAGAAAAAAATCAAATAGAAAAATTAACAAAACTTAAGCTAAAGTTTTTTACAAATATTTCACATGAGTTCAGAACCCCTCTTACACTTATTCATGCTCCTTTACAAGAACTTATTAGTACGCTAAAAGAATCTAAATACCATAATCAGCTTTTACTAATCAAAAAAAATGCTGATTTAATGTTGCGACTTATAAACCAATTAATGGATTTTAGAAGTATTGAAAGTGGTCAAGTTTCCTTAAAAGTGTCAAAAAAACCATTCGTGCCTTTTGTTAAAGAGGTGGTGTCGTCATTTAAAGAATATGCTAAGTCTAGTGATATTCGTTTTTCTTTTACTTCTAGTGTTTCGAATGACAATTTTTTATTTGATAAAAATAAAATTGAAAAAGTATTATATAATTTACTTTCTAATGCATTTAAAAATACTCCGGAAAAAGGGAAAGTATCTGTGAAAATATCAAAAAACATTTCAACGTCCGACATAAACTTTATTGAAGTAAGTATTTATAACTCTGGTGTGGGTATAGAAAAAAAGGATATAGAACGCATATTTGATAGGTTTTACCAAACAACTCATTCGCACGAAAATGATAAATTAGGATCAGGTGTTGGACTTACTATGGCAAAGAATTTAATTGAATTGCATAAAGGATATATTCATGTAAACAGCAAAGTAAACCAATATGCGGAGTTCACCATCGGAATCCCTATGGAAGATGTCTATTCAAAAGAAGAGAAGGAAAGTGCTAGTTTAAGTATGGAAAGTGAAAAAAGTAGCTCGTCTAGTTCTTCTGTAAATGTTGAAGATACCCCTCTTGATAAGGAATTTACTTTGCTAATTGTAGAAGATAGTCATGATTTAAGAAACTTTTTGGCACAAAGCTTTTCAGCTGATTATAATATTAAAGTTGCTGAAAATGGAGAGTTAGGTTTACAGATAGCTAGTGAGGATCATATAGACATCATTATTTCTGATATCATGATGCCCAAACTCTCTGGTATTGAAATGTGTAAAAAGATTAAATCAAATCCTAGAACAAAGCATATTCCAGTTATTTTGTTAACCGCCAGAACGGCGTCAACATTGGAATTAGAAAGTTATGACACTGGTGCTGATGATTTTATTTCGAAACCTTTTAACATTGACGTTTTAAAATCTAAAGTTAGAAATAATATTAAATCGAAAATTGATATTGATAGTCATGCCAGACAGGAAATTTTTCTGGAAGATTCTGAAATAAATAATTCTCCAGCAAATGAAAAGTTCTTAAAAAAACTTTCTGATTATATAAGAGATCATATCAGTGATCCAAATCTTAATGTTAATTCTGTTAGTAAAGAATTGGGGCTAAGTAGAGTGCATTTATATAGGAAAACCAAAGAGATAACGGGGAAAAGTCCTGTAACATTTATTAGAGATTTTAGATTATCCGTAGCAACTAAGTTAATAGAAAAGGAAAACTATAATATTAATGAGATTTGTTATAAAATCGGATTTCAAGATGCAAGTTATTTTAGGAAATGTTTTAAGAAAAAGTATAAAGTTTCACCTTCGGCATATTTAGAAAAAATAAAGACAGAAGAGATTAATTAA
- a CDS encoding TRAP transporter substrate-binding protein, with product MKRLPIVLSFLLFLLLFSSCDTLQKQKTIKLAHGLDMSHPVHKAMMLMGEELDKNSKGALKLEIYPNQQLGSERQCLELLQIGSLGMTKVSAAVMENFSPNMKVFGLPFLFKDRAHTFNVLDGDIGKELLDGGQKYWLKGLGYYDSGSRSFYTKEKPIQTPKDLEGLKIRVMESVTAMNMVNKLGGSPTPISWGELYTSLQQGVVDGAENNPPSFYLSRHYEVCKYYTLDEHTTIPDVLIISTHLWKDLSDEEQGWLQSAVDTSVQYQRELWATSELEALEAVKKAGVEVVRPDKSSFKNKVKSIYEEYKDDIPVYNLIKRIQEVQ from the coding sequence ATGAAGAGACTTCCAATAGTCCTTAGCTTTTTACTTTTTTTACTCTTGTTTAGTTCTTGTGATACTTTACAGAAACAAAAGACAATCAAATTAGCACACGGATTAGACATGAGCCATCCTGTCCATAAAGCTATGATGCTTATGGGCGAGGAATTGGATAAAAATTCTAAAGGAGCATTGAAATTAGAAATTTATCCAAACCAACAACTCGGATCAGAACGGCAATGCCTAGAACTATTACAGATTGGTAGTTTGGGGATGACCAAAGTATCGGCAGCAGTCATGGAGAATTTCTCACCAAATATGAAAGTATTTGGGTTACCATTTTTGTTCAAAGACCGTGCCCATACGTTTAATGTACTAGATGGAGATATTGGTAAAGAACTGTTGGATGGGGGGCAAAAATACTGGCTGAAGGGTTTAGGGTATTATGATTCAGGAAGTCGAAGCTTTTATACTAAAGAAAAGCCAATACAAACACCAAAAGATTTGGAAGGACTTAAAATTAGGGTCATGGAGAGTGTCACAGCTATGAATATGGTTAACAAATTAGGGGGTTCACCAACACCTATTTCATGGGGCGAACTATACACGTCCTTGCAGCAAGGCGTCGTAGATGGGGCAGAAAATAACCCTCCCAGTTTCTACCTTTCAAGGCATTATGAAGTATGCAAATATTATACATTAGATGAGCACACAACGATACCGGACGTTTTGATTATTAGCACTCATTTATGGAAGGATCTATCTGATGAAGAGCAAGGTTGGTTGCAGTCGGCAGTTGATACCTCTGTTCAATATCAAAGAGAACTATGGGCAACCTCGGAGCTAGAAGCATTAGAGGCTGTAAAGAAAGCTGGTGTTGAAGTGGTAAGGCCAGATAAATCATCTTTTAAAAATAAAGTAAAGTCTATATATGAGGAATATAAAGACGATATACCCGTGTACAATTTGATTAAAAGAATTCAAGAAGTTCAATAA
- a CDS encoding TRAP transporter small permease, with amino-acid sequence MSTVLVIIMAVMVVNVLWQVFTRFVIGTPSSFTDELARYLMIWVGVLGAAYISGRRMHVAIDLLPTRLNKEGQQKLKIISNSIIILFCFFAMVIGGVRLVYITFTLEQYSPALQIPLAVVYLVIPISGLLIIYYKISDILNKQ; translated from the coding sequence TTGAGTACTGTACTAGTCATTATTATGGCTGTTATGGTCGTTAATGTATTGTGGCAAGTTTTTACAAGGTTTGTGATTGGTACTCCAAGCTCATTTACAGATGAGCTTGCAAGATATCTCATGATTTGGGTTGGTGTTCTTGGGGCTGCATATATTTCTGGTAGAAGAATGCATGTTGCTATAGATTTACTGCCTACTAGATTAAACAAAGAAGGACAGCAAAAGCTTAAAATAATTTCAAATAGCATTATTATATTGTTTTGTTTTTTTGCTATGGTTATTGGTGGGGTAAGATTAGTGTATATAACTTTTACATTAGAACAATATTCCCCTGCACTGCAAATTCCTTTAGCAGTCGTTTATTTGGTAATCCCTATTAGTGGTTTATTAATTATCTATTACAAAATTTCGGACATATTAAACAAGCAATAA
- a CDS encoding TRAP transporter large permease: MEYLPILVLVISFIGLLFIGVPVAWSIAISSLLTMMTSISMLPALTTVSQRIATGLDSFALLAIPFFVLSGQLMNKGGIAHRLIDFAKTLVGSLPGGLALINVIAAMLMGAIAGSAMASASAMGSILGPEMEKEGYSKEFGAAVNITSSTTGLIIPPSNVLIVYSLASGGVSIAALFLAGYIPGILTGLFLMIVASFWAKKKGYKIGKRSSLKDVARTFVSAFPSLMLLVVVIGGIVVGIFTATEASAIAVLYTLILGFWYKEIKSKDLPQILLESCGTTAIVMLLIGASMSMSWVMSYENIPQDISNLLLGASDNPIVILLIINLLLLFVGIFMDMTPAVLIFTPIFLPIITKLGMDPVQFGIIMVMNLSVGLCTPPVGSVLFVGVGIANTTIEKVIKPLLPLFIAMIVALFLVTYFPQLSLWLPSLFDL, translated from the coding sequence ATGGAATACTTACCAATACTCGTTTTAGTTATTAGTTTTATAGGATTATTGTTTATAGGTGTTCCAGTGGCATGGAGTATTGCTATTTCATCGTTATTAACAATGATGACAAGCATTTCGATGCTTCCAGCGCTAACAACCGTGTCTCAAAGAATAGCTACGGGATTAGATAGTTTTGCACTACTGGCTATTCCATTTTTTGTGCTTTCTGGACAACTCATGAACAAAGGAGGTATTGCGCATCGCCTTATTGATTTTGCTAAAACCCTAGTAGGTTCACTTCCAGGAGGCTTAGCACTTATAAATGTTATTGCAGCCATGTTAATGGGAGCCATTGCTGGTTCTGCAATGGCATCAGCTTCAGCAATGGGAAGTATTTTAGGACCAGAAATGGAAAAAGAAGGCTATTCAAAAGAATTTGGAGCGGCCGTAAACATAACATCATCAACAACTGGTTTGATCATTCCCCCAAGTAATGTGCTTATTGTGTATTCATTGGCAAGTGGTGGCGTTTCTATAGCAGCGTTATTTTTAGCTGGTTATATTCCAGGGATTCTAACAGGTTTATTTCTTATGATAGTGGCCTCATTTTGGGCTAAAAAGAAAGGTTATAAAATAGGAAAAAGAAGCTCATTAAAGGATGTAGCTAGAACTTTTGTAAGTGCATTTCCTAGTTTAATGTTACTTGTTGTCGTAATAGGGGGAATAGTTGTCGGTATTTTTACGGCCACAGAAGCTTCAGCTATAGCGGTATTATATACACTAATATTAGGGTTTTGGTATAAAGAAATTAAAAGTAAAGATCTACCTCAAATATTATTAGAATCTTGTGGTACTACAGCTATTGTAATGCTATTAATTGGTGCTTCCATGAGTATGTCTTGGGTCATGTCTTATGAAAACATCCCACAAGATATTAGTAATTTATTATTAGGAGCTAGTGATAATCCAATTGTTATTCTTTTAATTATCAATTTATTATTATTGTTTGTTGGTATCTTTATGGATATGACACCAGCCGTATTAATTTTTACACCTATATTTTTACCAATTATTACTAAACTAGGTATGGATCCTGTGCAATTCGGAATTATTATGGTCATGAATTTAAGTGTAGGACTCTGTACACCTCCGGTAGGCTCCGTGCTGTTTGTAGGAGTAGGTATTGCAAACACAACTATTGAAAAAGTAATTAAACCCTTATTACCTTTGTTCATTGCTATGATAGTTGCTTTGTTTTTAGTGACCTATTTCCCGCAATTGAGTTTGTGGTTACCTAGTTTGTTTGATTTATAA
- the nagB gene encoding glucosamine-6-phosphate deaminase has product MKTILDVKDIKHKPVGQFEETRFEKIHNVIFNDSKVASIVIAEEIASLIQAKAEKNEMCVLGLATGSSPIKVYEELVRMHKEEGLSFSNVITFNLDEYFPMEKENIQSYYYFMHQHLFDHVDIDPKHINIPNGMVASKDLNAYCQAYDDKILSSGGLDFQLLGIGRTGHIGFNEPGSHINSGTRSITLDHITRVDAGPAFQGIENVPRKAITMGIGTIKKAKRIVLLAWGQNKAEIVKKAIEGDILSHIPATYLQEHSNTTFVLDNEAATNLIRIGTPWLVGSVKWNPTLMHKAIIWLCDRKNKPILQLTDKDYNDSGMSELLNQETTSYDLNIQAFNKLQHTITGWPGGKPNADDSHRPEREKPIKKRVIIFSPHPDDDVISMGGTIDRLISQGHDVHIAYQTSGNIAVPDYEALKVAEIADSISGEEAFKDIISSLKEKTTNDYDSLEIRKLKANIRRSESFGATRFLGLPDENVHFLDLPFYETGIIKKNPIDKHDISIMNAIIDKIKPHQIYAAGDLDDPHGTRRMCLNVLFQSLSQLKSKDYMKDCWVWLYRGAWNSWSTHEIEMAVPMSPTQILRKRKAIFFHQTQKDDVMFQGEDSREFWVRAEDINKDTAEKYNKLGLANYAAMEAFVRYHF; this is encoded by the coding sequence ATGAAAACAATTCTAGATGTAAAGGACATAAAACACAAACCTGTTGGTCAATTTGAAGAGACGCGTTTTGAAAAAATTCATAATGTGATTTTTAATGATTCAAAAGTGGCTTCAATAGTTATAGCAGAAGAGATTGCTAGCTTGATACAAGCAAAAGCTGAAAAAAATGAGATGTGTGTTTTGGGGCTGGCTACGGGTTCATCGCCAATTAAAGTTTATGAAGAACTGGTAAGAATGCATAAAGAAGAAGGGTTGAGTTTTTCTAACGTAATTACTTTTAATCTGGATGAATATTTTCCAATGGAAAAAGAAAACATCCAGAGTTATTACTACTTCATGCATCAACACCTTTTTGATCACGTTGATATAGATCCAAAGCATATTAACATTCCTAATGGTATGGTTGCTTCAAAAGATCTTAATGCTTATTGTCAAGCCTATGATGATAAAATTTTATCGTCTGGAGGACTAGATTTTCAGCTGTTAGGTATTGGTAGAACAGGGCATATAGGATTTAATGAACCAGGTTCACATATTAATTCCGGTACAAGAAGTATTACGCTTGATCACATAACAAGAGTAGATGCCGGACCTGCATTTCAAGGCATAGAGAATGTTCCAAGGAAAGCAATAACCATGGGTATTGGTACTATTAAAAAAGCCAAACGTATAGTTTTACTTGCTTGGGGACAAAATAAAGCTGAAATTGTTAAAAAGGCTATAGAAGGAGACATACTTTCTCATATTCCAGCAACTTATTTACAGGAACATTCTAATACAACATTTGTACTAGATAATGAAGCTGCTACTAACTTAATAAGAATTGGTACACCTTGGCTAGTAGGTTCTGTAAAATGGAACCCAACACTCATGCATAAGGCCATTATATGGTTATGTGATCGAAAAAACAAACCCATATTGCAACTTACGGATAAAGATTATAATGATTCAGGGATGTCTGAACTTTTAAACCAAGAAACGACATCTTACGATCTTAATATACAGGCCTTTAATAAATTACAACATACTATTACAGGGTGGCCGGGAGGTAAGCCTAATGCAGATGATAGTCATAGACCTGAAAGAGAAAAACCAATAAAAAAACGAGTTATTATTTTTAGCCCTCACCCTGATGATGATGTCATTTCGATGGGAGGTACAATAGACCGCTTAATTTCTCAAGGACATGATGTGCACATAGCTTATCAGACTTCCGGAAATATTGCTGTACCAGATTATGAAGCTTTAAAGGTTGCAGAAATAGCCGATAGTATCTCTGGCGAAGAGGCTTTTAAAGATATAATCAGTTCCTTAAAAGAGAAAACGACGAATGATTACGATTCTTTAGAGATTAGAAAATTAAAGGCTAATATTAGAAGAAGTGAAAGTTTTGGAGCTACTAGGTTTTTGGGATTACCAGACGAAAATGTTCATTTCCTCGATTTACCATTTTATGAAACGGGTATCATTAAGAAAAACCCAATAGATAAGCATGATATCTCAATAATGAATGCTATTATTGATAAAATTAAGCCCCATCAGATTTATGCTGCCGGAGATTTAGATGACCCACACGGAACACGTAGAATGTGTTTAAATGTTTTGTTTCAGTCACTAAGTCAGCTTAAATCGAAGGACTATATGAAAGATTGCTGGGTATGGCTATATAGAGGCGCTTGGAACTCTTGGAGTACCCACGAAATAGAAATGGCAGTCCCTATGAGCCCTACACAAATATTGAGAAAAAGAAAAGCCATTTTTTTCCATCAAACACAAAAAGATGATGTGATGTTTCAAGGAGAAGATTCAAGAGAATTTTGGGTACGAGCAGAAGATATAAATAAAGATACAGCAGAAAAATATAACAAACTTGGTTTAGCTAATTATGCAGCTATGGAAGCCTTTGTTCGTTATCATTTTTAG
- a CDS encoding metallophosphoesterase family protein — translation MKRRKFISQISAGMAATMLPSTLLSFTPGISSDKKTEKLSFGIVSDVHKDLMPDADQRLETFIDEAQKRKVDFIIQMGDFCFGETKNKAFLKIWETFEGTKYHILGNHDMDRQSKQEIMNFWGMPKAYYSYDLGGYHFIVLDANFLFQDGKFIDYERANFYVDSKFRTYIDNEQIEWFKADLEATRLPTIVFSHQSLWHSVNNRLILQRIIEKQKEKVISCISGHSHIDFHHQKNDINYIGINSMSYQWSQNYTTTERFPKELYKQYGNLHHIAGYKDPLYAFATLKPKGTMKIEGVKSEWMPPSPYDLGMPRKKEGEINSPQISNYQVNY, via the coding sequence ATGAAAAGAAGAAAATTCATTAGTCAGATAAGTGCTGGAATGGCAGCAACCATGTTGCCATCAACTTTATTATCTTTTACGCCAGGTATTTCATCAGACAAAAAAACTGAAAAGTTAAGTTTTGGGATTGTTAGTGATGTTCATAAAGATTTGATGCCAGACGCAGACCAACGCCTTGAGACGTTTATTGATGAAGCTCAAAAGCGAAAAGTTGATTTTATTATTCAGATGGGAGATTTTTGTTTTGGAGAAACAAAGAATAAAGCGTTTTTGAAAATATGGGAAACATTTGAAGGTACTAAATATCATATTTTGGGAAATCATGATATGGATAGACAGTCTAAACAAGAAATAATGAATTTTTGGGGCATGCCAAAAGCTTATTATTCGTATGATTTAGGTGGTTATCACTTTATAGTTTTAGATGCCAATTTTTTATTTCAAGACGGCAAGTTTATTGATTATGAAAGGGCTAATTTTTATGTAGATTCGAAATTTAGAACTTATATAGACAATGAACAAATAGAATGGTTTAAAGCCGATTTAGAGGCTACAAGATTACCGACTATTGTATTTTCACATCAAAGTTTATGGCATAGTGTAAATAACCGTTTGATCTTACAAAGAATAATAGAAAAACAAAAAGAAAAAGTAATTAGCTGCATAAGTGGCCATAGTCATATAGATTTCCACCATCAGAAAAATGATATAAACTATATTGGTATAAATAGCATGTCTTACCAATGGTCACAGAATTATACAACGACCGAACGATTTCCAAAGGAGTTGTACAAACAGTATGGTAATCTTCATCATATTGCTGGCTATAAAGATCCCCTATATGCGTTTGCAACTTTAAAGCCAAAGGGAACTATGAAAATTGAAGGCGTAAAAAGTGAGTGGATGCCTCCTTCTCCGTATGATTTAGGAATGCCACGAAAAAAAGAAGGAGAAATTAATTCACCACAAATATCCAATTATCAAGTAAACTATTAA